One Xyrauchen texanus isolate HMW12.3.18 chromosome 2, RBS_HiC_50CHRs, whole genome shotgun sequence genomic window carries:
- the LOC127617771 gene encoding histone H2B-like, translated as MPEPAKSAPKKGSKKAVTKTAGKGGKKRRKSRKESYAIYVYKVLKQVHPDTGISSKAMGIMNSFVNDIFERIGGEASRLAHYNKRSTITSREIQTAVRLLLPGELAKHAVSEGTKAVTKYTSSK; from the coding sequence ATGCCTGAACCAGCCAAATCCGCCCCGAAGAAGGGATCCAAGAAGGCCGTCACAAAGACCGCCGGTAAGGGAGGAAAGAAGCGCAGAAAGTCCAGGAAGGAGAGTTACGCTATCTACGTGTATAAAGTCCTGAAACAGGTTCATCCTGACACCGGGATCTCTTCCAAGGCGATGGGAATCATGAACTCTTTCGTCAACGACATCTTCGAGCGCATCGGCGGTGAAGCGTCTCGTCTCGCTCACTACAACAAGCGCTCCACCATCACATCGAGAGAGATCCAGACCGCCGTGCGTCTGCTGCTGCCCGGTGAACTGGCCAAACACGCCGTGTCTGAGGGCACAAAGGCCGTCACCAAATACACCAGCTCCAAGTAG
- the LOC127617554 gene encoding histone H2A-like, protein MSGRGKTGGKARAKAKTRSSRAGLQFPVGRVHRLLRKGNYAQRVGAGAPVYLAAVLEYLTAEILELAGNAARDNKKTRIIPRHLQLAVRNDEELNKLLGGVTIAQGGVLPNIQAVLLPKKTEKPAKK, encoded by the coding sequence ATGAGCGGCAGAGGTAAAACCGGCGGTAAAGCGCGAGCAAAGGCTAAAACTCGTTCCTCTAGGGCAGGACTGCAGTTCCCCGTCGGTCGTGTTCACAGGCTGCTCCGCAAAGGAAACTACGCACAGCGCGTTGGTGCCGGTGCTCCTGTTTATCTGGCCGCTGTGCTCGAGTATCTCACCGCTGAAATCCTGGAGTTGGCTGGAAACGCCGCTCGGGACAACAAGAAGACTCGTATCATTCCCCGTCACCTGCAGCTGGCAGTGCGGAACGACGAGGAGTTGAACAAACTCTTGGGTGGAGTGACCATCGCTCAGGGTGGTGTGCTGCCCAACATCCAGGCTGTGCTGCTGCCCAAGAAGACCGAGAAACCCGCCAAGAAGTAA